In Candidatus Tanganyikabacteria bacterium, the following are encoded in one genomic region:
- the trxA gene encoding thioredoxin produces the protein MSKPVAVTAARFEAEVLEADRPVLVDFWAAWCGPCRMIAPVLDEIAAEHAAKLKVAKVDVDAHPQIAQQYGVRGIPTLILFKDGVPADRFIGFVPKGQLVSELMRKLS, from the coding sequence ATGTCCAAGCCGGTCGCCGTGACGGCCGCGAGGTTCGAGGCTGAGGTACTCGAGGCCGACAGGCCCGTGCTGGTTGACTTCTGGGCCGCGTGGTGCGGGCCCTGCCGCATGATCGCTCCGGTCCTCGACGAGATTGCCGCCGAGCACGCCGCCAAGCTGAAGGTGGCCAAGGTGGACGTCGACGCCCATCCGCAGATCGCCCAGCAGTACGGCGTGCGCGGCATCCCCACGCTGATCCTGTTCAAGGACGGCGTGCCGGCCGACCGCTTCATCGGGTTCGTCCCCAAGGGCCAGCTCGTTTCCGAACTCATGAGGAAGCTGTCATGA